In one Fluviispira vulneris genomic region, the following are encoded:
- a CDS encoding catalase: MSQLNKNINKLTNNAGAPVVDNQNTMTAGRYGPLLLQDVWFLEKLAHFDREVIPERRMHAKGSGAYGTFTVTHDISKYTKARIFSSIGKKTDLFIRFSTVAGERGAADAERDIRGFAIKFYTEEGNWDLVGNNTPVFFLRDPIKFPDLAHAVKRDPVTNMRSAENNWDFWTLSPESLHQVTIVMSERGIPFSYRHMHGFGSHTYSMLDKDNNRSWVKFHFISQQGIKNLSDSEAEAIIAKDRESHQRDLFESIENKDFPRWKLCIQIMSEQDAAKCKYNPFDLTKVWLHKDYPLIEVGILELNKNPENYFAEVEQAAFNPANIVPGIGFSPDKMLQGRLFSYGDAQRYRLGVNHQNIPVNTPHCPYHSYHRDGAMRIDGNKGKTLNYEPNSKGEWQQQSNYAEPHLLLEGTAGHWDHREDNDYYSQPGLLFRLMSAEQQQILFENTARAMGNASNEIKLRHIENCKKADPNYGAGVAKALGLFI; encoded by the coding sequence ATGTCTCAACTTAATAAAAATATTAATAAATTAACAAATAATGCTGGAGCACCCGTTGTAGATAATCAAAATACAATGACTGCAGGTCGTTACGGCCCTCTGCTCTTGCAGGATGTTTGGTTTTTAGAAAAGTTAGCTCATTTTGATCGAGAAGTTATTCCAGAACGTCGTATGCACGCAAAAGGTTCTGGAGCTTATGGAACATTTACAGTAACACATGACATATCGAAGTATACAAAGGCTCGTATTTTTTCTTCAATAGGTAAAAAAACAGATCTCTTTATAAGATTTTCTACTGTAGCAGGTGAACGAGGGGCTGCAGATGCTGAAAGAGATATACGTGGTTTTGCAATAAAATTTTATACAGAAGAAGGCAATTGGGATCTAGTTGGAAATAATACGCCTGTTTTCTTTTTACGCGATCCAATTAAATTTCCAGACTTGGCTCATGCAGTAAAACGTGATCCTGTAACAAATATGCGCAGCGCAGAAAATAATTGGGATTTTTGGACTCTATCTCCAGAATCCCTCCATCAAGTCACAATAGTAATGAGTGAAAGAGGAATTCCTTTTTCATACAGACATATGCATGGCTTTGGTAGTCATACCTATAGTATGCTTGATAAAGACAACAATCGCAGTTGGGTTAAATTTCACTTTATTTCACAACAAGGGATAAAGAATCTTTCAGATTCCGAAGCTGAAGCGATTATTGCAAAAGATCGCGAAAGTCATCAAAGAGATCTTTTTGAAAGTATAGAAAATAAAGATTTCCCACGTTGGAAATTGTGTATTCAAATTATGTCGGAACAAGACGCCGCAAAGTGCAAGTATAATCCATTTGATCTTACAAAAGTTTGGTTGCATAAGGATTACCCTCTCATCGAAGTCGGAATTTTAGAACTCAATAAAAATCCTGAAAATTATTTTGCCGAAGTTGAACAAGCAGCTTTTAATCCTGCAAATATAGTTCCTGGTATTGGTTTTTCTCCAGATAAAATGTTGCAAGGAAGACTTTTTTCATATGGGGATGCACAACGTTACCGACTTGGTGTGAATCATCAAAACATTCCAGTAAACACCCCTCATTGTCCATATCACAGTTACCATCGTGATGGTGCCATGAGAATCGATGGCAACAAAGGAAAAACTCTGAATTATGAACCAAATAGCAAAGGCGAGTGGCAGCAACAAAGCAATTATGCAGAGCCCCATTTACTTTTGGAAGGAACTGCTGGACATTGGGATCATAGAGAAGATAACGATTATTATTCCCAACCAGGTCTATTATTTCGATTGATGAGTGCAGAGCAACAACAAATTCTTTTTGAAAACACTGCTCGTGCTATGGGAAATGCTTCAAATGAAATTAAATTAAGACATATCGAAAACTGCAAAAAAGCAGATCCCAATTATGGGGCTGGTGTTGCAAAAGCATTGGGCTTGTTTATTTAA
- a CDS encoding carbonic anhydrase — MSSHFLLPIFCCLYITGCVQTKQYKNSQHLEIYDEKKEYLSENILIEDFNSCAHGKKQSPIHILTSDLKTNESLPKIFINYHSSPLIIKNNQHTIKAKFDKTNSIMLGNKKYSLIQFHLHAPSEHKIDGKFSDLELHLVHQSESGEYAVMAILMNTGKENFALKQFFENLPKEDHAILNTNLKINLNDILPSDLSYYSYFGSLTTFPCDEKVNWLVLKNGVEVSEEQIQNFKTIFPNNAREIQPLNNRVVETNLSN, encoded by the coding sequence ATGAGTTCTCATTTTTTATTACCAATATTTTGTTGTCTATATATTACTGGATGTGTTCAAACTAAGCAATATAAAAATTCTCAACATTTAGAAATTTATGATGAAAAAAAGGAATATCTGAGTGAAAACATACTTATAGAAGATTTTAATTCATGTGCTCATGGGAAAAAACAATCTCCAATTCATATTTTGACGAGTGATTTAAAAACAAATGAATCGCTACCTAAAATATTTATAAATTATCATTCTTCACCATTAATTATAAAAAATAATCAGCATACAATTAAAGCAAAGTTTGATAAAACAAATAGCATTATGCTTGGAAATAAAAAATATTCATTAATACAATTTCACTTGCACGCACCGAGTGAACATAAAATAGACGGTAAATTTTCCGACTTAGAATTACATCTCGTTCATCAAAGTGAATCAGGTGAATATGCAGTTATGGCAATATTAATGAATACAGGAAAGGAAAATTTTGCTTTAAAACAATTTTTTGAAAATTTACCAAAGGAAGATCATGCAATTTTGAATACTAATTTAAAAATAAATTTAAATGATATTTTACCCAGTGATTTATCCTATTATAGCTATTTTGGTTCTTTAACTACCTTTCCTTGCGATGAAAAAGTTAATTGGCTCGTTTTAAAAAATGGTGTTGAAGTGTCTGAAGAACAAATACAAAATTTTAAAACAATTTTCCCCAATAATGCCAGAGAGATTCAGCCTTTAAATAATAGAGTCGTTGAAACGAATTTATCTAATTAA
- a CDS encoding RidA family protein, protein MKIIATDNAPKAIGPYSQAIVLGNMVYCSGSIPLNPSTMKVEATDIEGQTEQVFKNMRAILDASGSGIEKVVKTTVFLKDMNDFQKMNGVYERLFKGHSPARSTVQVAKLPLDVMVEIECIASL, encoded by the coding sequence ATGAAAATCATCGCAACAGACAACGCACCTAAAGCAATCGGTCCATACTCCCAAGCAATCGTTTTGGGCAACATGGTCTACTGCTCTGGCTCTATTCCTTTGAATCCTTCAACTATGAAGGTTGAAGCAACAGATATTGAAGGCCAAACAGAACAAGTCTTTAAAAATATGCGAGCTATCTTGGACGCAAGTGGATCAGGAATTGAAAAAGTTGTAAAAACCACTGTGTTCTTAAAAGACATGAATGATTTTCAAAAAATGAATGGTGTTTATGAAAGGCTCTTCAAAGGACACTCCCCTGCCCGCTCAACAGTTCAAGTAGCTAAATTACCGCTTGATGTTATGGTCGAAATAGAGTGTATTGCATCTCTTTAA
- the rfaE2 gene encoding D-glycero-beta-D-manno-heptose 1-phosphate adenylyltransferase, with the protein MTPLFNHTTPEDILNLKETRIFIVGDIILDTYIEGRVSRISPEAPVPVVLESKRRAVPGGAANVAANIASMGARAVLCGRIGNDAEALVLKNVLENHNIETCALIVSQHIPTTTKMRIMSGNSSSGAQQIVRVDKESNEMISSTEEEKVIELFENFIENNQNICLILSDYGKGFLTKNLITRLIAISNAKNIPIVTDPKSEDVGRYANSTVIKPNLNEGKSVFKSQNPSANNKSFEEEVDAIADCYLKMSGCRNLVMSLSEHGVMTRGQDIEGTYRIASHALQVSDVSGAGDTLIAFIAMCLAAQFPLIRATELGNIAAGIVCGKLGTSTLSPSEFLSVFKDKSEATHPEKRLDINLLTLLAKDLKSQKRRSVFTNGCFDILHAGHVEYLQKARALGDLLIVGLNSDKSVQRLKGSSRPVQNENDRAKILASLACIDYVVIFDEDTPLEIILAIKPDVLVKGADYNFENTVGAKEVVSWGGSVEHIALVPGRSTTSIIQKAQLD; encoded by the coding sequence ATGACACCTCTCTTTAATCACACGACTCCAGAAGATATTCTAAACTTAAAAGAAACAAGAATATTCATTGTAGGAGATATCATTCTCGATACTTATATCGAGGGGAGAGTGAGCCGCATTTCGCCTGAAGCTCCGGTTCCAGTGGTACTAGAGAGCAAAAGAAGAGCCGTTCCGGGCGGAGCTGCCAATGTCGCAGCTAATATTGCATCTATGGGAGCAAGGGCCGTACTCTGTGGCCGTATTGGAAACGATGCTGAGGCCCTAGTTTTAAAAAATGTCCTTGAGAATCATAATATTGAAACCTGTGCTTTAATTGTCTCACAACATATTCCCACAACAACAAAAATGAGAATTATGTCTGGAAACTCCAGCTCAGGCGCTCAACAGATCGTGCGTGTTGACAAAGAATCCAATGAGATGATCTCAAGCACAGAAGAAGAAAAAGTTATAGAATTGTTTGAGAATTTCATAGAAAATAACCAAAATATCTGCCTTATCTTATCAGATTATGGCAAAGGTTTTTTGACTAAAAATCTGATCACTCGCCTTATCGCTATCAGCAATGCAAAAAATATCCCAATAGTGACAGATCCCAAAAGCGAAGATGTGGGAAGATACGCAAATTCAACCGTGATAAAACCCAATTTGAACGAAGGAAAATCTGTTTTTAAATCACAAAATCCAAGTGCAAATAACAAATCTTTTGAAGAAGAAGTCGATGCTATTGCTGACTGCTATTTAAAAATGAGTGGGTGCAGAAATTTGGTCATGAGCCTTTCCGAGCACGGGGTCATGACACGGGGGCAAGATATTGAAGGCACCTATCGTATTGCTTCACACGCACTGCAAGTCTCGGATGTATCAGGTGCTGGTGACACTCTCATAGCTTTTATTGCAATGTGTTTAGCAGCTCAATTTCCTCTTATCCGCGCAACTGAGCTTGGCAATATTGCAGCAGGCATTGTCTGTGGAAAATTAGGAACATCAACTCTCTCTCCTTCTGAGTTTTTAAGTGTTTTCAAAGACAAGAGCGAAGCGACACATCCAGAAAAACGCCTCGATATCAATTTACTCACCCTGCTTGCTAAAGATTTAAAATCACAAAAAAGACGCTCAGTTTTTACCAACGGATGCTTCGATATTCTTCATGCAGGTCATGTGGAGTATTTGCAGAAGGCACGTGCATTGGGCGATTTACTCATCGTTGGACTCAACTCTGACAAAAGTGTGCAACGGCTTAAGGGCTCAAGCCGTCCCGTGCAAAATGAAAATGATCGAGCAAAAATTTTAGCGTCACTCGCCTGCATAGACTATGTGGTTATATTTGATGAAGACACTCCACTTGAAATCATCTTAGCTATTAAACCAGATGTGTTGGTCAAAGGCGCTGATTATAATTTTGAAAATACTGTTGGCGCAAAAGAAGTGGTTTCTTGGGGAGGGAGCGTTGAACACATCGCACTCGTTCCGGGAAGAAGCACGACATCCATTATTCAAAAGGCTCAGCTCGATTAA
- a CDS encoding TIGR00282 family metallophosphoesterase, producing MQNKFTAHSYSGDNSFSSIANHLKPNHESIKILMIGDVLGRGGRRILKKVIPQLKQEIQLDFITINGENLAGGFGITEKIFDEIKSIGIDAVTMGNHWKDKSDVHNIRKKHRDLVLPQNLVGISHIDKAPSFFIKERNKSVHIINLMGNFAMREEYSSPFEFLLKEKENFKDKVKSGSHIVIADIHAEASSEKQAIAWMYDGILAGLIGTHTHTPTSDERLTENGTAFLTDVGMTGPYDSVIGMNKERIINRFSNPGVKMAHEVAEKDLWFNGFLMEICPKKSLSIACHRLQYRAGYEDSFILTSIQKIN from the coding sequence TTGCAAAATAAATTTACAGCGCATTCGTATTCAGGAGATAATTCTTTTTCTTCCATAGCAAATCATCTCAAACCCAATCATGAGAGTATAAAAATTCTTATGATTGGTGATGTTTTAGGACGTGGTGGAAGGAGAATATTAAAGAAGGTCATTCCTCAGCTTAAACAAGAAATCCAGCTCGATTTTATTACTATTAATGGAGAAAACCTAGCGGGTGGTTTTGGTATAACTGAAAAAATATTTGATGAAATAAAAAGTATAGGTATTGATGCTGTCACGATGGGGAATCACTGGAAAGATAAATCCGATGTGCATAATATACGTAAAAAACATAGAGATTTAGTTCTCCCACAAAATCTGGTCGGTATATCACATATTGATAAAGCTCCTTCTTTTTTTATTAAAGAGAGAAATAAGTCTGTGCATATTATAAATCTTATGGGTAATTTTGCCATGCGAGAAGAATACAGCAGCCCATTTGAATTTTTATTAAAAGAAAAAGAAAACTTTAAAGATAAAGTCAAATCAGGCTCTCATATCGTTATTGCTGACATTCATGCTGAAGCAAGTTCTGAAAAACAAGCTATTGCATGGATGTATGATGGTATACTTGCTGGCTTGATCGGTACACACACACATACACCCACAAGTGATGAACGTCTGACTGAAAATGGCACAGCCTTTTTAACCGATGTTGGCATGACTGGCCCTTATGACAGTGTTATAGGTATGAATAAAGAGAGAATTATCAATCGATTTTCAAACCCTGGTGTAAAAATGGCTCATGAAGTCGCAGAAAAAGACCTTTGGTTTAATGGTTTTTTAATGGAAATCTGTCCTAAAAAAAGTTTGTCAATAGCATGTCATCGTTTGCAATATCGTGCGGGATATGAAGATAGTTTTATTTTAACTTCAATTCAAAAAATTAATTGA